A region from the Chanodichthys erythropterus isolate Z2021 chromosome 5, ASM2448905v1, whole genome shotgun sequence genome encodes:
- the slc25a16 gene encoding graves disease carrier protein, whose amino-acid sequence MTTEAVSSGARPQIPAPVQKDYYHFLRSFAAGGVAGCCAKSTIAPLDRVKILLQAQNPHYKHLGVFATLKAVPKKEGFLGLYKGNGAMMIRIFPYGAIQFMAFDHYKKFLNTQLGISGHIHRLMAGSMAGMTAVICTYPLDVIRARLAFQVTGEHRYTGIRNAFQTIYLKEGGVTGFYRGLTPTIIGMAPYAGFSFFTFGTLKTLGLTHFPELLGKPSLDNPDVLVLKTHVNLLCGGVAGAIAQTISYPLDVARRRMQLGSSLPDSDKCCSLTKTLNYVYTQYGVKKGLYRGLSLNYIRCIPSQAVAFTTYEFMKQVLHLN is encoded by the exons ATGACGACAGAGGCTGTGTCCTCGGGGGCTCGACCTCAGATCCCAGCTCCTGTGCAGAAAGATTACTACCACTTTTTGCGCTCTTTCGCAGCTGGAG GTGTTGCAGGGTGCTGTGCCAAGTCCACCATAGCGCCTCTCGACAGAGTGAAAATTTTACTACAAGCTCAAAATCCGCATTACAAACACCTTG gagTGTTTGCCACACTTAAGGCTGTGCCAAAGAAAGAGGGTTTTCTTGGACTATACAAAGGAAATGGAGCTATGATGATCAGGATTTTCCCATATGGAGCCATTCAGTTTATGGCTTTTGATCACTACAAAAAG TTCCTTAACACACAACTTGGAATATCTGGGCACATCCATCGGCTTATGGCAGGATCTATGGCAG GGATGACCGCAGTTATTTGCACTTATCCACTCGATGTTATCCGGGCTCGCTTAGCATTTCAAGTGACAGGAGAGCATCGCTACACTGGCATACGAAACGCCTTTCAGACTATTTACCTTAAG GAAGGAGGAGTCACTGGATTCTACCGGGGTCTGACCCCCACAATCATTGGCATGGCTCCATATGCAG GCTTTTCCTTTTTTACTTTCGGTACATTGAAGACTCTGGGACTGACTCACTTTCCAGAGCTCTTAGGCAAGCCATCTCTTGACAACCCCGATGTTCTCGTGCTGAAGACTCACGTCAATCTGTTGTGTGGTGGAGTCGCCGGAGCAATTGCTCAAACTATATC ATATCCACTAGATGTTGCCCGGAGGAGAATGCAGTTAGGTTCATCATTGCCTGATTCTGACAAATGTTG CAGCCTCacaaaaacactgaattatGTGTACACCCAGTATGGTGTCAAGAAAGGACTGTATCGTGGCCTGTCCCTCAACTACATCCGCTGTATACCATCACAAGCCGTTGCCTTCACCACTTATGAGTTCATGAAGCAAGTTCTTCACCTAAACTAG